The following are encoded in a window of Clarias gariepinus isolate MV-2021 ecotype Netherlands chromosome 8, CGAR_prim_01v2, whole genome shotgun sequence genomic DNA:
- the LOC128528633 gene encoding uncharacterized protein LOC128528633, protein MSKGRKRARAKAAAKAARFGMAPGPRPPPPGGFGPPHPMPPPGPMMPADHIRMGPLMMEDGPPDFLRNRFGHGQGFHPQEFEMPARCPHPDLDDGPQGFHPDPYEGPPGFHPQEFEGAPLRFAPPEFRDGPPGPGFIPPEFRDGPPGPGFIPPEFRDGPPGPGFIPPGFRDGPPGPGFIPPEFRDGPPGPGFIPPEFRDGPPGPGFIPPEFRDGPPGFAPLGRIWPSQFEDGPGYPGMKPGQLHGPINAFNARDSGFMQQLDVDDDASSMAADKTPQTNQESSGPGNNEDDKSFTTTSTEPSKEISVVKSRLGSVKPPPGRSMGVIVLIANSFGTIEYKDPPKKKKYPFSFDAFFGNRKHLVPGVKVHFTAVKESGKVCATDVKVAPGGTEDIEDKVYEGVVTAVLPETYVLEPLPGRIKTILTTDPVKLPFGKMDSNATLLLFDRVKFQLLTDIITKARRATNITPQMPETFQLTKEIREKGLIMSIKDDTCTIMSNKHDNLTASINEYLSDDQLNIMDEVEYTVVTLKDKSKAIRLKKLPEGSVEFDSKEEKVTDSSAGKSLWKPVNSQVAAVDEDISSTKYEGTVSQIIPKNAKNENGQPLPQGLVNTTVDGTEKSLPFGLDDVITQATMMIGDKVQFNLATKQKTKEEHAINIEILPETFQLESKEQRKIGTVVKLDDKSGFIKAQQEPQLFFDLSEVMDDAKLTLSEKVEFTLAVGSEGTAECKQAIRIRKLTESVFTAVPKIEEKKEKKKMTIKLLKDPKEQIKDEVMTSGKDCDLQPAEKPSKDKVEASKALKQDSKGKQENPIKGSRERSRSREHSRRRGSRSNSRSRDRSSSYYGKHRSSSRDRSHRSHRRSRSRSRDRSHRYRRSYSRSRSRSRERSSRSTKKRSHSPEKMDERRRGQSNKTSQNAPYCFDDTGMPSSEAVNKELAKKRKELLELNELIARKKAIIAMEQNAKTPSQFQDALEMDTQHGIATFDYQHKTCLENSWTTDVKPVRSILKKHSDSLFSHQKTEESKTKPSSEYTSDGSVPMWIGQSPTSGIEDQELARKKRQLEELSECIARKRAIMALEQKAKALSDGSEIKKKYDFASCTEDLNINMTNSWQLDIKPDLQPKKSILKKQSESIADQSKKPLTSVGQYAHCPMSKQPTDDGPAFLSPSGSSDTAFKTPCNPSSVLSNTVDLFKKLINEASASSHKSSTKAMGQQSFQPSSGLFYDQKSSIETKVQNYSTLPSQLSQSYRVCDQASTSKSSSTQSSATERKSNLATQMERFLGALNKADSNLLSSLLKGTKKDTDSLENQGIPQEQAGRKVTCEDELYDPFQETDCKEDNSPLMGSKLHKNLLFGLVENTQDDLLPHERAVVDGSGFSKIVGMKYGVEAKPENRFPYGDAIPSSSQSRLLQEHEKFLKECDKFKRSQDRNDVPYFEDSYAEDRKRYKRQSAAESYRIEGSLSPVHHKSEDAKEDTDQTASQYKKIQDLLQTIGLNLDTTEVSKLADRTNERLYGKKVKPGSSLSFDQRDKPSVSRYDRRGSSNSTDSEDVGSVSPAKTSNREVYMSYWDSLKNRPDEVAVRERELSTLKRTIRNIPEAKQSDAYKTASPEATHDPYKLPAECSSIAQSFSLQYTQISSEFSSAALKVKSKQDVQNYSYAMGGEQNPYGSISLNPQHYTTAYPIPSSYVSSGYGDYLASAMPSSMMPPSPVQFCSSLSTFTTPGSFGTSPTTSYPSTLGQFGFAMQPDSSGYVLQQGRTKKNRCLKTIETVQTQESVSGKISAAKEVHSVISIQTEKPHKDSDDEAESQMVPMMEDDIKAKQKKRLEQFNQRMRLKKEQQIEAQRTRGLSQKSAPGTVIRTEVKNVWICGHSLVFWAEKRATSPEIGMQLGMDPNSVRVWWKGVQGMTWQQLLPQLLQLKDNWPKPDVILIHLGGNDIGTMTPETFVLAVKKDLISMKSIFPQCQLVWSDILPRKSWKHSTDSTAVNNMRQAINKTIRGIMADLGGSSLTHENIMPRLDSGLYRPDGVHLSGKGIDTFNLNMQDFLEKWESEISETETSES, encoded by the exons ATGTCTAAAGGGCGAAAACGCGCCAGAGCCAAAGCGGCAGCAAAGGCAGCCAGGTTCGGAATGGCTCCAGGTCCAAGGCCTCCGCCTCCCGGGGGATTCGGTCCGCCACATCCAATGCCTCCCCCTGGACCAATGATGCCTGCAGATCACATACGCATGGGACCATTAATGATGGAAGATGGGCCCCCCGACTTCCTCAGAAACAGGTTTGGTCACGGACAAGGTTTCCACCCCCAAGAGTTTGAAATGCCCGCACGCTGCCCCCATCCAGATTTAGACGACGGACCACAAGGCTTCCACCCAGACCCATATGAAGGCCCACCTGGTTTTCACCCCCAAGAGTTTGAAGGGGCACCACTGCGTTTTGCTCCACCCGAGTTTAGGGACGGACCGCCAGGACCAGGCTTTATCCCACCTGAGTTTCGGGACGGACCGCCAGGACCAGGCTTTATCCCACCTGAGTTTCGGGACGGACCGCCAGGACCAGGCTTTATCCCACCTGGGTTTCGGGATGGACCGCCAGGACCAGGTTTTATCCCTCCCGAGTTTCGGGACGGACCGCCAGGACCAGGTTTTATTCCACCTGAGTTTCGGGATGGACCGCCAGGACCAGGTTTTATTCCACCTGAGTTTAGGGATGGACCACCAGGGTTTGCCCCGCTGGGCCGGATCTGGCCGTCACAGTTTGAGGATGGACCAGGTTACCCAGGAATGAAACCTGGACAATTACATGGCccaataaatgcatttaatgcCAGAGACTCGGGTTTCATGCAACAACTGGATGTTGAT GACGATGCTTCCTCTATGGCTGCTGACAAAACTCCCCAGACAAATCAAGAGTCCAGTGGTCCTGGCAATAACGAAGATGATAAAAGTTTCACCACCACTTCTACAGAACCATCAAAAGAAATATCTGTTGTCAAATCCAGGCTGGGATCAGTGAA GCCTCCTCCTGGACGATCTATGGGAGTCATCGTGTTAATTGCT AACAGCTTTGGCACTATCGAATACAAGGATCCtccgaagaagaaaaaatatccaTTCTCATTTGATGCTTTTTTTGGAAATCGAAAACATTTGGTTCCTGGGGTTAAAGTGCATTTTACAGCAGTCAAAGAATCG GGAAAAGTATGTGCTACTGATGTGAAGGTTGCACCAGGAGGGACAGAGGATATTGAAGATAAAGTTTATGAAGGTGTGGTTACTGCGGTGCTGCCTGAG ACGTATGTTTTGGAACCTCTTCCGGGCCGCATCAAAACCATTCTCACTACTGATCCTGTAAAACTGCCCTTTGGAAAGATGGACTCAAATGCCACCCTTCTACTTTTTGACCGTGTAAAATTTCAGCTGCTCACAGATATTATTACAAAGGCACGCAGAGCAACAAATATCACACCACAAATGCCAGAAACATTTCAGCTGACCAAGGAAATCAGAGAAAAG GGTCTTATAATGAGCATCAAGGATGATACTTGTACAATAATGTCAAATAAACATGACAACCTCACTGCATCCATCAATGAATATCTATCAGATGATCAACTAAACATCATGGATGAGGTGGAGTACACAGTTGTAACT cTAAAAGATAAATCGAAGGCCATCAGGTTAAAGAAGCTTCCTGAAGGCTCAGTAGAGTTTGattcaaaagaagaaaaagttacTGACTCCTCCGCAGGCAAATCATTG tgGAAACCAGTAAACTCCCAAGTAGCAGCTGTTGATGAAGACATAAGCAGTACGAAATATGAGGGAACAGTCTCCCAAATCATTcctaaaaatgctaaaaatgaG AATGGACAACCACTCCCACAAGGCCTTGTGAACACCACTGTGGATGGCACAGAGAAAAGTTTACCGTTTGGTCTGGATGATGTAATCACTCAGGCCACCATGATGATCGGCGACAAGGTTCAATTTAACCTTGCCACCAAACAGAAAACCAAGGAAGAACATGCTATCAACATTGAGATTTTACCAGAAACTTTTCAACTAGAATCTAAAGAGCAACGCAAGATA GGCACTGTTGTGAAATTGGATGATAAGTCTGGGTTCATCAAAGCTCAGCAGGAACCACAGCTGTTTTTTGACCTGTCTGAGGTCATGGATGATGCCAAGCTTACTTTGTCAGAGAAAGTTGAATTTACACTTGCAGTG ggGTCTGAAGGGACTGCAGAATGTAAGCAAGCTATTAGAATCAGAAAGCTGACAGAGAGTGTATTCACAGCTGTGccaaaaatagaagaaaagaaagagaag AAGAAAATGACAATCAAATTGCTGAAAGACCCGAAAGAGCAAATCAAGGACGAAGTGATGACCTCAGGCAAAGATTGTGATTTGCAGCCTGCAGA GAAACCAAGCAAGGATAAAGTAGAGGCCTCTAAAGCTTTAAAGCAGGACAGTAAAGGCAAACAGGAAAACCCAATCAAGGGTAGCAGAGAGCGTAGCAGAAGCCGAGAACATAGCCGACGCAGGGGCAGTCGAAGCAATAGCCGCAGTCGGGATAGGAGTAGCAGCTACTATGGCAAGCATAGAAGCTCCAGTCGTGACAGGAGTCATCGGAGTCACAGGAGGAGCCGCAGTCGTAGTAGAGATCGCTCACACAGATACAGGCGTAGCTATAGCCGTAGCCGCAGTAGAAGCAGGGAAAGGAGCAGTCGGAGCACCAAAAAGAGAAGTCACAGCCCAGAAAAAATGGATGAGCGTCGCAGAGGACAGAGCAACAAGACATCGCAAAATGCACCCTACTGTTTTGATGATACGGGCATGCCATCCTCTGAGGCTGTAAATAAAGAATTAGCAAAAAAGAGGAAAGAGTTGTTAGAGCTCAATGAGTTAATAGCACGTAAAAAAGCAATAATTGCCATGGAACAAAATGCCAAAACACCAAGTCAGTTTCAAGATGCACTTGAAATGGATACACAACATGGGATTGCTACGTTTGATTATCAGCACAAAACCTGTCTAGAGAACTCATGGACCACTGACGTAAAGCCAGTTAGATCCATTTTAAAGAAGCACTCTGACTCTCTCTTCAGTCATCag aaaactgaagaaagcaagaccaaacctTCTAGTGAATACACTTCTGATGGCTCAGTCCCTATGTGGATTGGACAGAGTCCTACATCTGGGATAGAAGATCAAGAATTAGCTAGGAAAAAAAGACAGTTAGAGGAACTAAGTGAATGCATTGCACGTAAAAGAGCAATTATGGCTCTGGAACAAAAGGCTAAAGCACTTTCAGATGggtctgaaataaaaaagaaatatgattttGCCTCATGCACAGAGGACCTGAACATAAACATGACAAACTCCTGGCAACTTGACATAAAACCTGATCTTCAGCCAAAAAAGTCTATTCTGAAGAAGCAGTCAGAATCTATTGCTGACCAGTCAAAG AAGCCTTTGACTTCAGTTGGTCAGTATGCTCATTGTCCAATGTCTAAACAACCTACAGACGATGGCCCAGCTTTCCTCAGTCCCTCTGGGTCTTCAGATACTGCATTTAAAACTCCCTGTAATCCATCATCAGTACTCTCTAACACTGTTGATCTTTTCAAGAAACTGATTAATGAAGCCTCTGCCAGTTCACATAAGAGCAGTACCAAGGCAATGGGTCAGCAGTCATTTCAGccaagttctggattattttatgaccaaaaAAGTTCCATAGAGACCAAAGTCCAAAATTATTCTACATTGCCATCCCAGTTATCGCAGTCTTACCGGGTTTGTGACCAGGCATCCACAAGTAAGAGCTCCTCAACCCAGTCTTCAGCAACAGAACGAAAAAGTAATCTAGCAACACAAATGGAACGGTTTCTTGGTGCTTTAAACAAAGCAGATTCAAATTTATTGTCATCATTGTTAAAAGGTACTAAAAAAGATACTGATTCACTGGAGAATCAAGGCATCCCACAAGAACAAGCAGGAAGAAAAGTGACTTGTGAAGACGAATTGTATGATCCGTTCCAAGAAACAGACTGCAAAGAAGACAACTCTCCCTTAATGGGAAGCAAACTGCATAAGAACCTTTTGTTTGGGCTAGTTGAGAACACTCAGGATGATCTACTACCACATGAAAGAGCTGTGGTAGATGGAAGTGGCTTTTCCAAAATTGTTGGAATGAAATATGGTGTTGAAGCAAAGCCTGAGAATCGGTTTCCATATGGAGATGCAATACCTTCCAGCAGTCAAAGCAGACTTTTACAAGAGCATGAAAAATTTTTGAAAGAATGTGATAAATTTAAACGGTCACAAGATCGTAACGATGTGCCATATTTTGAAGACTCGTATGCAGAGGACAGAAAGAGATACAAAAGACAAAGTGCAGCGGAGAGTTACAGAATAGAAGGCAGCCTTAGCCCAGTTCATCATAAATCGGAGGACGCCAAGGAAGACACAGACCAAACAGCAAGCCAGTATAAAAAAATTCAGGATCTACTGCAAACCATTGGTCTTAATTTGGACACAACAGAAGTTAGCAAGTTAGCTGATAGGACAAATGAGCGTCTGTATGGCAAGAAAGTCAAACCTGGGAGTTCTCTTTCTTTTGATCAACGAGATAAACCATCAGTAAGTAGGTATGATCGAAGAGGTAGTAGTAACTCCACTGATTCTGAGGATGTTGGCTCTGTATCACCTGCAAAAACCTCTAATCGGGAGGTTTACATGAGCTATTGGGATTCTCTTAAGAATCGCCCTGATGAAGTTGCAGTCAGGGAGCGGGAGCTGTCAACACTTAAAAGGACCATTCGGAACATCCCAGAAGCAAAACAGTCTGATGCATACAAAACCGCATCACCTGAAGCTACACATGATCCGTACAAACTGCCTGCAGAATGCTCCTCAATAGCTCAGTCTTTTAGTTTGCAGTATACTCAGATATCTAGTGAATTCTCCTCAGCTGCACTTAAAGTTAAAAGCAAGCAAGATGTTCAGAACTATAGTTATGCCATGGGTGGAGAACAAAATCCCTATGGATCGATTTCTCTAAATCCTCAGCATTATACTACTGCTTATCCAATACCGTCCTCTTACGTATCATCTGGCTATGGGGATTATCTAGCGTCTGCCATGCCTTCATCCATGATGCCACCAAGCCCTGTCCAGTTCTGCTCATCGCTCTCTACTTTTACCACACCAGGATCTTTTGGTACTTCACCAACTACTTCTTATCCATCCACCTTAGGTCAGTTTGGTTTTGCTATGCAGCCTGACAGTTCTGGTTATGTCCTGCAGCAGggtaggacaaaaaaaaacaggtgtctCAAAACAATAGAAACTGTACAAACTCAGGAGTCTGTTAGTGGTAAAATTTCTGCAGCCAAAGAAGTACATTCTGTCATTAGCATACAGACAGAAAAGCCACATAAAGATAGTGACGATGAAGCTGAATCTCAAATGGTACCCATGATGGAAGATGACATCAAagctaaacagaaaaaaagg CTGGAGCAGTTTAATCAGAGAATGAGACTGAAGAAGGAACAGCAAATAGAAGCCCAACGAACACGAGGACTAAGCCAGAAATCAGCACCAG ggACAGTTATACGAACAGAAGTAAAGAATGTGTGGATATGTGGCCACTCCCTTGTGTTCTGGGCTGAGAAGAGGGCCACGTCTCCTGAAATAGGTATGCAGCTTGGCATGGACCCAAACAGTGTACGCGTATGGTGGAAGGGGGTGCAGGGCATGACATGGCAACAGCTTTTGCCCCAGCTGCTACAACTTAAGGACAACTGGCCCAAACCAGATGTGATTCTCATACATCTTGGGGGAAATGATATTGGCACGATGACCCCAGAGACCTTTGTGTTAGCAGTGAAGAAAGACCTGATTtcaatgaagagcatttttcCCCAATGTCAGCTTGTTTGGTCAGACATCCTGCCACGCAAGTCCTGGAAACACTCAACTGACAGCACAGCAGTCAACAACATGCGACAGGCGATCAACAAAACTATACGTGGCATCATGGCAGATCTAGGGGGTTCTTCGTTGACTCATGAAAATATAATGCCTAGACTGGACTCCGGCCTTTACAGACCTGATGGGGTTCACCTCTCTGGTAAAGGGATTGACACCTTTAACTTAAACATGCAGGACTTTCTTGAGAAATGGGAAAGTGAGATAAGTGAGACTGAGACTTCTGAAAGCTAA